The following proteins are co-located in the Schistocerca nitens isolate TAMUIC-IGC-003100 chromosome 2, iqSchNite1.1, whole genome shotgun sequence genome:
- the LOC126235353 gene encoding gustatory and pheromone receptor 32a-like, which yields MALELWVRLRSLNTCLLEMVLRSDLRVLLVAPQEAITTGRLSHLLEAFVALGRAAEFLEEHFGLLVATDIAQCVIGATCSAYELLIVISGLSSTEILIYNKSVSTSVLWLAYHCLKLVAIALSCAAFENAARRTGVILRRSPVLRSSFAGEVEAFLRVTSQDSLLRFTAAGFIEVDRRLLVSALAVVITYLVIIGQSALN from the coding sequence ATGGCCCTGGAGCTGTGGGTGAGATTGAGGAGTCTTAATACATGCCTTTTGGAGATGGTGCTCCGTTCCGACCTTCGGGTTTTGCTAGTAGCGCCACAGGAGGCTATAACGACAGGAAGGTTGAGCCATCTGTTGGAGGCGTTCGTGGCGTTAGGGCGCGCAGCCGAgttcctggaggaacactttggttTACTAGTAGCCACTGACATCGCACAGTGTGTGATCGGCGCCACCTGTAGTGCGTACGAGTTACTTATCGTCATTTCGGGATTATCCTCTACGGAGATACTAATATACAATAAATCAGTAAGTACGTCGGTGCTGTGGCTCGCCTACCACTGCCTCAAGCTGGTTGCCATAGCGTTGTCCTGTGCCGCATTCGAGAACGCGGCGAGGCGTACCGGCGTGATCCTCCGGAGGTCACCAGTGCTGCGCTCTTCGTTCGCTGGCGAAGTGGAAGCCTTCCTGCGTGTGACGTCGCAGGACTCGCTTCTGCGCTTCACAGCTGCAGGATTCATCGAAGTCGACCGACGTCTGCTGGTTTCAGCACTTGCTGTTGTCATAACATATCTTGTTATTATTGGTCAGTCTGCACTTAACTAA